DNA sequence from the Cercospora beticola chromosome 8, complete sequence genome:
TCTGCGTGCAGCTTCTGCGAAACCGACGCAACGACCGACTTTCACGTAAGTACTTTCGCTGAGTGGGATTATCAGATGTCTGTGAGGCCCCAGTCGTGCACTCACAAATCATCAATGGAATTCGAATGGAGGAAATTACTGTATTAATTTCCGTCTGTAGCGATGGTACGAGGATAGTCCTGGATATGTTCGTTGGCGGGGTGACCGCCGGTGCATTGGAGGGGACATCGTTGCCACTCCGAGCACATTGTGCTATTGATCTGGACGAAATTCTCCTCGTGCGGGCGAAGCAAAGGACCGTCGTATTGCATGATTGTCAACATGTGCTGCTAAGGATCGCTACGATGCATGCGAAGTCTTCAGGATATCTGTGGTGGTCGTTCCTTGCCTGCGGCAGTCAGCTACACGTGTTCGGCAGCTTCCAGTCGTCTTTCTCGTTGAAGCATTGCATACGCCGTGGAGTGGATTTTTGCAGTCATGTAGGAATGGGCATGTTCGTGGTGCCCGACAAGCAGAGACAGGCACAGCAGACTGACGAATGCCGGCCATTGATAGCCGCTGACTCGAGCACAGATGCGCAATGTGCGATTTGATAGCACAATTTTTCTCCTGTCAGACGTTCTTAACATGCATATAGCGTTCTTAATATTGATTGTCGTGTGTCTTTGTGGAAGAGATGAGACGGAGTCTTGCATCAAAGCTGCTGGAAGAAtaccttgcccttcttcacaAGTCAGCAGTCAGCCCAGACTGAAAGCATCAGGCAACAGAGCTGACTTGTGCCTCATCAACACAGACAAAGATGCAGGAACAGGCACATGTGAAGAAAGGGCATCCACGGAGTTGCGGGACCAACCATTCCGCAGGTGGTGATTAGAAAAGTGGAGACCGGTTCCGGCCAGGAATATTGAGCTGGGGTGGAATATATTGACCAAGGAACCATGGAGACTGCCCTGGTGCTGGACTTCCACTTCCAGTCATGTCACGGGCTGAAGGAACCCATCACCCATCACGCCCGCTTGAGTTGAGGACATGCTCAGCGGTATCGGTACTCTCGCCTGCTCGTATCTTTGATGAGAGTGTGATTGACCTCTGGCCGGCTGGTCTTGGCGATCGGTTTTCGAAGTCATGTCGGATGTCGGAGGGCGAGACACATCGTACGGCCACGCCGCAAGCCACAGACGGTGCTGCGTCACCAGCGGATGATAGTTGAGATGACTCTGCAAACCGTGTCTGCCACGGCGCACCAGAGAGTGAAGTAAGGTGACACAAGCTTTGGGGGCAAGGAGATCCGCTGAACAAAGTTCTCGCCCACTTTCCACGTTGTGAGGGAGCTTAGCGACGCCATCTCATTTCCCGAACTCATGCCACGCGTTGCAAAGTTTCCTCATGCGGCAACAACGCCTGGCGAGGATTCTGGATATGCTTGCCGATCTTCAGCCCGAGGCGTGATCGCAGACACTTTGGCGTTCAACGTCGCGTGGACATGCTGAGGATGCGCGGCAAGCTTTGTGGCGCGCAGTTTCCCAACGCCGGTGGTAGCAGTGGTGTGGGCATGGCGGACAGTGCAGGTGGTGGATGCTGCTGTCGGCCATGGAACAGAGCGGCGGTGCGGTGAGAAAATATTGATTTCCAGCGTTGcgcgagcaagagcaaggtcTAGACACTGCAAACAGGACGTCGGACAGGGCCATACACCAGCAAGCCTGGACGCCACTTCCGCGCATGCTGCAAGGGCAGCCGCTGCACCACTTCCGCTGGGATTGGCAGGCACTCGCAGTGATTGGATCCATTCGCCTCTGACAACGTCCCTTCCTGGTCTCATTTGTGTTGCAGCGCGGCGGCAGGTACTTGATCGATTTCCTCCCCTCTTCCCTTCCCTTCCTCATCGCATCCATCACCCACTCTCGTTTCTACGCAGGCAAACACACTCCGGTCTCGACCGCATTCACTCGCTACCACCCGCGCAAGAAACCAACAAGAATCACCATTTCCATCAAGATGCAGTTCGCTATCGCAGCTCTCGGCCTCGCTGCCGTCGTCTCGGCCTCGTACGCTCCATCGTACGGCCCTCCCAAGAacgccaccaccacccacggCCCAAGCTACACCACCGAGGTCGTGACCAGCTACGAGACCTTCTGCCCATCGGCCACGTCGATCGAGCACAACGGCGTCACCTACACCGTCACCGAGGCCACCACCTTGACCATCACCAACTGCCCATGCACCGTGACCAAGCCCGTCTACACGTCAGTCGTCACTGCCTGCAGCACATGGTAAAACAGCACCCGTGCCGCGGTATTTAGCGATTTCATTTTCGATCGTACTGACTTCTCCCGCAgtgctcctcctccagctgaGACTCCAAAGACTCCAGAGACTCCAAACAGCCCAGTGCAGCCACCAGTGCAGCCACCGGCTCCTCACTACCCATCCAACAACACTactccagctcctccatcTTACCAGCCACCAGCTGGAACTGCTCCTGGTGCTTACGTTCCTCCAGCTAGCACCAGCCCAATTGCTCCAGCTTACACCGGTGCCGCTTCCAAGGCCTCGTTCGGTGTTGCCGGTATCATGGCCGCTGCTGGTCTCATTGCCGCTCTCTAAACGCATCTCTCGAACGTGAGATGGTGCGCACGGAGCTGAGAGGCAGTGATGTATAAACGGCAGTCACGATAGAGCGGCATCGACATTGGCTGGAAAATCCCCCCCTTGCAGCTGGTCATGACGATCCGCATGACAATCGACAAGCGCATTTTGAATTACCATTGTATTCGACACATGCACATTTTGTCAATTTAATGAAACGCCGGACACGGCGGCTACGTTGGGTGTTTTTATCGACTTCTGATGGCGGTGGCGTTTCTGGAGGCGTAGCATGGCCCTCCACCAATTGACCTCGACGACGAGAAAGATATGCTACGACGGAAAGAACCTGTACTTAATGCCGTCACTAGAAGACGAGTTTTAACCCACCTTTCACTTCTCTCTCACTTTCTTGTCTCCTGTCGCGTCACATGGACCACGCTGACCAATAGTCGTCGACCTTGTGCTATCACAGTACCACGCCTTGCATCGCTTGCGACAGCCACATGACTCGGTGCTACCTACCACGTCTCAGCCACGCGAGGTCGAGCACATGTACCACCATCAACGAATCGTAAGCAGCATGCGAGAACTCGAGCCAGAGAATCCATCTTCCACACTAATGAACCTGTTGGAAAACACCACATCAAGCGCCACAGGACCAGTTTCGCACTCGTTGCCGGTCTTGACACCAGGTCTGGCCTTTGATCGCGGTGCCCGAGCTTCTCCTCAAGGCCCCCAATGGAGTACGTTCGGAAATTCAAAACACAACTTTGTGCTGTACAGCCACTAATATAGCTCCTACTCCTCGCATTCAAAGACGCTTTTCAATGCCGCGGAGATACCAAACCACGTTAAGTCATCGATACTGCCTCGAGACCGAATCTCCTGCATCACTATGTAAAATCGTTGCACTTCGGCTGGCCCATATTCTGCCCACGATCCAGTTTCTATAATACGCTGTCAGCATAAGTCCGCCTTGGCTCAGTTGTAAATGATGAATTCACTCACCAGACGATTCATCATCATTCAAACGCCTGCGATTCTTGAAGGTCAAGAGGACAACAGCGATATCGAGATAGTTGAAGCCTTCGAAGCAGGTTGCCGCCACCTGCATCGCCGAACTAATCTCATCCCGTGTAGTCTTATTACTGGCCGCCCAGTCCGAGCGAAGATCTTGTACTCGCTTGGTCCATTTCTCACTTCCGGTTTGGTCTTTGAACTCCGGGTATAAATCATACAAGCCACTAAAAAGCAGATTCGCAAGAGAAATCGCGCAGGAGCGATTCCTGATATCCACCATTCCTTGGGAGAGGTATTCGCCATTGTCGTAGCCTTTGGCTCTCAAAGTCATGAGACTCCATTCCCAGGAAGTAGCGGGAACGTCGTCGCCCAATTTCTTCAACAGCCATTTATCACTCGCAAATTGTCCTCGCGGGAATTCAGTTGTATCGACGGCATAGATCATGACTTGATCGAGGGGCCGTCTGCCTTTCCGAGCTCTCCAAAGAGCATATTGGACCACAAAGAGTAAAGAAGAACTCCACGACGATAAGTTATCAGTGATGTCTTGATCATCAAAACATTGTTTCCTGAGATGATTATGCAGCCGCTGAGCCGCTGTGCTTCTTGTTCGCGGCGAGAGAAGATCTATTTTGCTGAGGCCAGGGCTGACAATGCTTGCAGCAGATGCAATGAAGTCTACATTGTTTTGTCCCGAACTGCTGTCGTCGGCCGTGCGAAATAAATATTTGGGAGGCTCTGGCATTTCGCCACAGCCATCATGTTCGTCCAAAGGCCAGAATAGCGTCGGCCCATTCTGATAGCGGTAGGGGTGATCTTGCCAGAACCGGACCGCAGTAGCAGATGATGAAACAGCGCTGGCAACTTCTTCTAGTCTCCTGTGGAGATAACTCAACCTCGCTGTATCCTGGGCAATGTCGTTTTCATACCACGCGAGGGAGGCTTGCAGTACTCGCACACTGTGCACAAAGTCCATGCAGGCTTTCAGTACTCGTTGGTTCAACTTCTGGAGCTCTGCTTTGCTGACGTCGTGGTCTACCATGCTCAACGTTTGGAAAGAATCAAAGACATCGTCAGCGTCAGGCTCGGGGCTATGTTGCACCATCGTAGACGATGCAGGCGAGGCCTCGGACTGCTGAGATCGGATCAAGTCTTGTTCAGAAATCGAATGAGAGGCTGTTTTTCTGTTTTCTAACAGCAAACTAGGTTTCGATGCAGGAGAGGACATTATTTcacaacgagaagaagaattgcTGGCGACTGATGACGATGGTGCAAGTTCCCCACTATCGGCAGGGACATGGCACAGCTACCAGGGCTATTCGCTTACTCTGCCGCTCTTGATTTGTCGAATCTTGACCGGTTCCAGGTCAATAAGACAGCATTGGAGATGAGGGTGAATGCTGTGTCCATGCAGTGGCCAACGAAAACCCGTCAATGCTGTTGCACAAACTGTTCTTCATGGGATAATGGAACGATCGAACATGTGCCGCTCTTCGTGGCACTCAATAGGGCTTGTTTCGTGGTAATGATCGTAGCATATGGGTGTTGTTCGTACAAGTCGCTGAAGCCAGCATCTCTAGTCAAGTGGTGGTAGCATCAGTTGCGTAAAGAACAGATACAGCTCCAACATGTTTCTGTACATTCCTTACCCAGACCATCATACAAAAGCACGCCAAATGCTCCACCCAAAATCGTGCTTTGCATCGAAAGCCCCAGGCGTCGCTCTCCTCCCGCTCCTAACAGAATCTCACTTCCCGCCCTTCACGTCCCCATACAGAAAGATGGGTTGCTTATTACTAAAGTTCTTCACATCTTCCATAATTCCCGCAGCTTCCGGCCCCGTGAAAGCATCACTGAGCTTGTCTTTGCTTGTCCAGAACGTTTCTGAACCGAATGCATAGGGCGGTTTGGAGCCATCGGGTCCAGGAGCAAATTCTCGGACGTTCCATCCTGTTACTCCGTACTTGGCCCATTCCTCTGCAATTCTCGGCATGTGCTTCTGAACGTAGTATTCGATGTCGTATTGAGCATCCTCGTCATTGGGGAAGAGGAcgctgatgatgaaggaCATCGTGCTGTTGTCGGCCTTTGAGAGTTTGAATGGTGTGATTAATGTGGTGGTATTGTCCGGATTGGATGCGAGGTCGGCGTATATTAATCGCAGAGGCTCTGGATATATACGTCTTGTGTACGTGCTTCTacttcttcatcgctgctcgCATAGATTCCGAAGACTTGTTGTGCATTTGTAAGCACTAAGCAGGGTGAGCTCCGGGACTTACGACGACGTGAGCCGTTGTGAGTTGTCCAAAACATCGAGATTCATCATCCAGTCTGCTAAAGCTTGCATTCGAGTAATTCCACATATACAAGTCCGGAGTTCTCTATCTCCAGCTGTCAGCTTTGTAATGACTCTTGCAGTCATGCCACCTCGTTCAGCTTCACCGCAGAAGCTCAAATTGGATGTGCCTTCCAAGCAGCGACATAGAGAAGCCTAAATACGTACCCAGCGCACACATCGCTCCCTCCAACCCTTCACTACCCTCAGTCGACCACAGTCTCTCACGATGCCTCGTCCTAAGCTGCTTGTTGTTCTCTCCTCGCAGGACAACGTACCAGCAACGGGCAACCTAACGGGCTGGTATCTACCAGAATTCGACCGTCGCAGTTGGCTATCACCGGTCAGCGCATCTAAAGTGAAAGTTCGCCCGTATTTAGCAGCATCCGATTGACGACTACGGCAGCAGATGTGGTGTCACGGGCCAGCGCACCCGGTCGATTCAAGCAACTTGGCTGCGAGCTTAggatgcttcttcttgataCCCTGGCAAATCGTCGACTCTATACGATCCAGCAATGGTGATGGATCGCCTGCCATTCGCGGTCTCGGCCTTGGCCGTCAGCGAGGGCCACGTCGCACGTCGCTCATCAAGTCGCTCGAACGAGTGGGCTGACGCCCATGACCAACCTAGACATCTTGCACTGTGGTACTGTATGTCGCCCACATGGTGGCATTGGCAGTATCCGACGTCTCACCAAAGCTCGTAACGATGACCAGCAAGTATAGTGTGGCCTGCAGCGGTGTAGTCTCGAGTGTGGAGGCCGCCCGATGTGCTGGGGAAGTTACAACTTGGAAGTTGCAGGCGCTCGCAATTCAGCTGCGGAATGAGATAGTTCTAGATGCCTGAGGCATACTGTCCAGGTTTGTGCGATCCAGCCACTCACACTTGTCCATGTCTTGGCTTTCTGCTTAGCTCCTGAGCTGAACATACCATTTCCCAATACTTCGCCGAGGCAAGCCGCGCGACCAGAACAAGATTCACCACCCCGCAAACTACAAGTTATAGCAGCATGCCAAGCAGCAATGGCGGAGAGCCGTCAGCAACGCTATAGAATCCTGCTTGCCGTGTTCCTGAGCGTCCCGAACCCTCTTCCGGACTTCTCTGCGCCAGAGCTCGCTAATAGCTGTCTATAGGTGGTAGTGATCACACTTCAGTTGCCACAAACAGTTAGAGCCTTGTTCAGATCGACAtcacttcagcttcttctagGTTCAAGTGACATCTCATCACACGCTTGAAGCATACCGGCTCTCACAGCTCCAAGCTCAAGCTTCCGCATGGTCGACATGCATTATTGACAGAAAGCATGAATATTAGCTGTTTTCTTGGCTCGAGTACCGATGCAGTATACAATGCGCACTCTTCTTGTCTCGCAGGCATTCAGCTTCACGGAGAAGGTGCGATCGAACAATGATGCAGCATCTGCTCAAGGGTCTTCTCCTATGCCTGGCCAGAGAGCGGAGTAGATATGCCACCTTCGCCATGTGTGAGCAATTGGCAATCTTTGTGCCCCAGGCACACGACTGAGCGGTGCCTGTACAGCGAGGGAACACGACTGTGGCGTGCTAGATTGTACACTGGTTAGAAGAGTGCCTGATGTGCGATCGTACGAACAATTGTTCCCAAGCGTACCAACAGCAAACCAAGCATGGTCCGAAGTATATTGAAGCTGCTCTTCATCCTGCGGTGCTGAATACCGTAGCAATTGCGCCATATTGTGATATGGCAGTGATCTACACTTCCTTGATCAAGGTTCACTGAGAGTTCATGCCTGTCCCCCCTCCAACATCACCTCTACAAGCTCGAATCGCTCCCATTTCCCTCACCTCCAGGGCCCCGCTAGACTGACAAGAGAAGGATTTGCATACCATATGGTCACGAGGATTGCACATTTCCCGAGACAATGGATCGACAGCATAGTCCAAGCAACTTTTCTCAATGCCAACGCCACGCTGACCCACGTTCTGCCTCGGAATACTACCTTGTAGGCCTTCGCGTTGACAATCGTCCAGTAGACATCGAAATACTGGATGCGAAGCCTCGGTTTGAAGATCAGGAGAATGTATCCGCCGCGGAGATGGGATGGACTTTGGAGAAGTGTCTATGGAAGCAGATGCCAGTAGAATAGTAACAGTGGAGGCGGTCGAGGAATATAAGAAGagccctcttctcctccaaacGAACGAGCATCAATCAGCTTCACCAAACGCTTCCAGACCAACACACAAGGCTTCCATCACTTCTCACAAAAGGCCCACAAGCTTCATTTCCAACCTTCAAAATGTTCTCTGTCAAgaacctcctcttcctcatcaccaccgcctcGGCCCTCGTCGTTACCAAACGCGACGCAGCCCAAATCCGCTCCGACCTCCAACTCATCAACACCGACACCAACGCCCTCAAATCGGCCGCAGACCGCTACAGCGGCGGCCTCTTCGGCGCCATCCCCGTACAAAACGCCGCCGACAAGCTCGAAGACGACATCAACACCGCCACCGACAACGCCAATGCGTCGGCTCCAGTCTCTGACTCCGAAGCCGCTGATATCATCAGCtacatcaacaacactctCCAGCCATCTGTTGATGCTGCTTTGACCAGCATTGAGAACAAGCGCAGCCAGTTCACTTCTGCTGGTTTGAAGGGAAGTGTTCAGGATACTTTGGCTACTTTGAGGAAGGACACAAATGAGTATGGTCAGGCTTTGCTTGCTAAGGCTCCGGCTTCGCAGCAGGCCTCTGGTAACGCGGCTTTGACCAGGATTGATAACGATTTTGCGGCTACTCAGGCTTTCTATGCTTAGATTTGTAAATTGATCTAACGAGAAATGATGACGAAAATGGGAGCTCCGAGAATGCTGGGATGAGCATGGAGATGAAGTCGATTCGAGGCGGCATGGGTCAAAAATAAATGGACACTCGGGCTAGAATCCAGAACAGGAAACAGTAACGCAAAAGTAGCAATCAATTTGAAATGAATTGGTCTCGTACCACATGTTGCTTAGAATCGTGAATTTCCTCAGCGCTCGCAGCTACAACTTTGTTTCATTTGCCTCGCCGTGCTTTGGCCGAGAAGCAGATCCCACATCCGTCTCGGTGCGGTGAGAGTCATTAAGAACGACCGCGACATCCATGTCCACTTCTGTGACCTCAACTTCCAAGGCGATCTCTCCGCCTTCTGGGACTTCGTGAGACGCCACAGAATGACCATCAATGTATACGTTCCATGTGCCGCCTGCCAGGTTTTTGAAGACCGGAGCGATCTTATGCTTGTGGCCATCCCAGCTCTTGACAGTCAATAGTGCGAAcctttcgacttcatcataAATTGCACGAACAAAATCGGCACCTTGCCCGAAATGAAGTCCATCGATACAAGGTCTCTGCTGCAACGTCTGAGTAGTCCAGGGCTCATCCCACATAATCTTCTGGCCATTGGGAACGTTCAGTCTTGCGTATCCAATTGCAGCATTGCCAGTGAAAGGATCC
Encoded proteins:
- a CDS encoding uncharacterized protein (antiSMASH:Cluster_6); protein product: MQFAIAALGLAAVVSASYAPSYGPPKNATTTHGPSYTTEVVTSYETFCPSATSIEHNGVTYTVTEATTLTITNCPCTVTKPVYTAPPPAETPKTPETPNSPVQPPVQPPAPHYPSNNTTPAPPSYQPPAGTAPGAYVPPASTSPIAPAYTGAASKASFGVAGIMAAAGLIAAL
- a CDS encoding uncharacterized protein (antiSMASH:Cluster_6); the encoded protein is MVQHSPEPDADDVFDSFQTLSMVDHDVSKAELQKLNQRVLKACMDFVHSVRVLQASLAWYENDIAQDTARLSYLHRRLEEVASAVSSSATAVRFWQDHPYRYQNGPTLFWPLDEHDGCGEMPEPPKYLFRTADDSSSGQNNVDFIASAASIVSPGLSKIDLLSPRTRSTAAQRLHNHLRKQCFDDQDITDNLSSWSSSLLFVVQYALWRARKGRRPLDQVMIYAVDTTEFPRGQFASDKWLLKKLGDDVPATSWEWSLMTLRAKGYDNGEYLSQGMVDIRNRSCAISLANLLFSGLYDLYPEFKDQTGSEKWTKRVQDLRSDWAASNKTTRDEISSAMQVAATCFEGFNYLDIAVVLLTFKNRRRLNDDESSGE
- a CDS encoding uncharacterized protein (antiSMASH:Cluster_6) — its product is MSFIISVLFPNDEDAQYDIEYYVQKHMPRIAEEWAKYGVTGWNVREFAPGPDGSKPPYAFGSETFWTSKDKLSDAFTGPEAAGIMEDVKNFSNKQPIFLYGDVKGGK
- a CDS encoding uncharacterized protein (antiSMASH:Cluster_6), giving the protein MFSVKNLLFLITTASALVVTKRDAAQIRSDLQLINTDTNALKSAADRYSGGLFGAIPVQNAADKLEDDINTATDNANASAPVSDSEAADIISYINNTLQPSVDAALTSIENKRSQFTSAGLKGSVQDTLATLRKDTNEYGQALLAKAPASQQASGNAALTRIDNDFAATQAFYA